One window from the genome of Hoplias malabaricus isolate fHopMal1 chromosome X2, fHopMal1.hap1, whole genome shotgun sequence encodes:
- the LOC136677244 gene encoding guanine deaminase-like isoform X2 encodes MPGLVDTHIHASQYSYSGTALDLPLLDWLNTYTFPVESKYKDLDFAKDVYTKVVRRTLCNGTTTACYFATIHTDASLLLGQIADEFGQRALVGKVCMDCNSMVPYYKETPEESMDETVRFIHELLKKEYANVKPVVTPRFAVSCSSSLLYTLGEIAKNNNLHIQSHISENKEEVKLVQQLFPDCRSYTDVYLKHDLLTDKTVMAHGCYLTDEELEIFHEKGAAISHCPRSNISLASGMLNVRKVLNNNVKLGLGTDVAGGYSPSVLDALRRAMDTSKFLSMQDAQLQTLTFEEAFRLATLGGSEALSLDDQTGNFEVGKDFDALRVNMSVPGGPVDVFPGQGPKIILEKFLNLGDDRNIVEVFVAGRKVVPFTEL; translated from the exons ATGCCAGGGTTGGTGGACACACACATCCATGCCTCTCAGTACAGTTACTCTGGCACTGCTCTGGATCTACCACTTCTGGACTGGCTCAACACCTACACATTCCCTGTGGAGTCCAAATACAAAGACCTGGACTTTGCCAAGGATGTCTACACAAAAGTAGTG aGAAGAACTCTTTGCAATGGCACCACAACAGCGTGTTACTTTGCCACTATACACACAGATGCCTCACTGCTACTTGGACAAATAGCAG ATGAATTTGGGCAGAGAGCTCTTGTGGGTAAAGTCTGCATGGACTGCAACAGTATGGTACCATACTATAAAGAGACACCGGAGGAGTCCATGGATGAGACAGTTcg ATTCATACATGAGTTACTCAAGAAAGAG TATGCTAATGTGAAGCCGGTGGTAACCCCTCGCTTTGCTGTTTCCTGTTCCTCCTCACTGCTCTACACCCTAGGAGAGATTGCCAAAAACAATAACCTGCACATTCAG AGCCACATCAGTGAAAACAAAGAAGAGGTCAAACTGGTGCAGCAGCTTTTTCCAGACTGCAGATCCTACACAGATGTTTACCTCAAGCATGACTTGCTCACGGACAAG ACGGTGATGGCTCATGGTTGCTACCTCACAGACGAGGAACTTGAGATTTTCCATGAAAAAGGAGCAGCGATCTCTCACTGTCCCAGGAGTAACATCTC cttgGCCAGCGGTATGCTAAATGTTCGTAAAGTTCTAAACAACAACGTGAAGTTAGGCTTGGGCACAG ATGTAGCAGGAGGATACTCCCCCTCCGTGCTAGATGCCCTTCGTAGAGCTATGGACACATCCAAGTTCCTGAGCATGCAGGATGCTCAACTTCAGACCCTTACCTTTGAGGAAGCCTTTCGTCTGGCTACGCTAGGGGGCAGTGAAG CACTCTCACTAGATGATCAGACAGGAAACTTTGAAGTGGGGAAGGACTTTGATGCTCTGCGAGTCAACATGTCTGTTCCTGGTGGTCCGGTTGATGTGTTTCCTGGACAAGGGCCCAAG ATCATTTTGGAGAAATTTCTCAACCTGG GTGATGATCGCAACATTGTTGAGGTTTTTGTGGCTGGAAGAAAAGTGGTGCCATTTACAGAACTATAG
- the LOC136677244 gene encoding guanine deaminase-like isoform X1 yields MPGLVDTHIHASQYSYSGTALDLPLLDWLNTYTFPVESKYKDLDFAKDVYTKVVRRTLCNGTTTACYFATIHTDASLLLGQIADEFGQRALVGKVCMDCNSMVPYYKETPEESMDETVRFIHELLKKEYANVKPVVTPRFAVSCSSSLLYTLGEIAKNNNLHIQSHISENKEEVKLVQQLFPDCRSYTDVYLKHDLLTDKTVMAHGCYLTDEELEIFHEKGAAISHCPRSNISLASGMLNVRKVLNNNVKLGLGTDVAGGYSPSVLDALRRAMDTSKFLSMQDAQLQTLTFEEAFRLATLGGSEALSLDDQTGNFEVGKDFDALRVNMSVPGGPVDVFPGQGPKIILEKFLNLGERLVFCSVACCIGHQWFLCIHAPH; encoded by the exons ATGCCAGGGTTGGTGGACACACACATCCATGCCTCTCAGTACAGTTACTCTGGCACTGCTCTGGATCTACCACTTCTGGACTGGCTCAACACCTACACATTCCCTGTGGAGTCCAAATACAAAGACCTGGACTTTGCCAAGGATGTCTACACAAAAGTAGTG aGAAGAACTCTTTGCAATGGCACCACAACAGCGTGTTACTTTGCCACTATACACACAGATGCCTCACTGCTACTTGGACAAATAGCAG ATGAATTTGGGCAGAGAGCTCTTGTGGGTAAAGTCTGCATGGACTGCAACAGTATGGTACCATACTATAAAGAGACACCGGAGGAGTCCATGGATGAGACAGTTcg ATTCATACATGAGTTACTCAAGAAAGAG TATGCTAATGTGAAGCCGGTGGTAACCCCTCGCTTTGCTGTTTCCTGTTCCTCCTCACTGCTCTACACCCTAGGAGAGATTGCCAAAAACAATAACCTGCACATTCAG AGCCACATCAGTGAAAACAAAGAAGAGGTCAAACTGGTGCAGCAGCTTTTTCCAGACTGCAGATCCTACACAGATGTTTACCTCAAGCATGACTTGCTCACGGACAAG ACGGTGATGGCTCATGGTTGCTACCTCACAGACGAGGAACTTGAGATTTTCCATGAAAAAGGAGCAGCGATCTCTCACTGTCCCAGGAGTAACATCTC cttgGCCAGCGGTATGCTAAATGTTCGTAAAGTTCTAAACAACAACGTGAAGTTAGGCTTGGGCACAG ATGTAGCAGGAGGATACTCCCCCTCCGTGCTAGATGCCCTTCGTAGAGCTATGGACACATCCAAGTTCCTGAGCATGCAGGATGCTCAACTTCAGACCCTTACCTTTGAGGAAGCCTTTCGTCTGGCTACGCTAGGGGGCAGTGAAG CACTCTCACTAGATGATCAGACAGGAAACTTTGAAGTGGGGAAGGACTTTGATGCTCTGCGAGTCAACATGTCTGTTCCTGGTGGTCCGGTTGATGTGTTTCCTGGACAAGGGCCCAAG ATCATTTTGGAGAAATTTCTCAACCTGGGTGAGAGACTTGTATTTTGTTCAGTTGCCTGCTGTATAGGCCACCAGTGGTTTCTCTGTATCCATGCACCACACtga